The Balneolaceae bacterium DNA window CTCCCCTCTCCCGCGGGAGAGGGGCCGGGGGTGAGGGCGAAAAAAGCAACAAATCGATAAAGCTTTCACTCCATGCAGGCGCAGAGCCCTATCAATTCAGATATGCAAAAGAACTCCGCCGGGAAATGACAAAGGCTGAAGAAGTGCTTTGGGAACAACTTCGCGCCCGTCGTTTCCTAAACCTAAAATTCAGGCGACAGCACCCAATTCTTGATTTTGTTGTTGATTTCTATTGCCACGAACTAAAGCTGATTGTTGAAGCTGATGGCAAATATCATAGT harbors:
- a CDS encoding endonuclease domain-containing protein, which codes for MKLYLPLPNPLLKERAYSYLWATWFDLNHLMMANKRENKTPLSRGRGAGGEGEKSNKSIKLSLHAGAEPYQFRYAKELRREMTKAEEVLWEQLRARRFLNLKFRRQHPILDFVVDFYCHELKLIVEADGKYHSEENTQYYDDERTKELQRYGYLVIRFSNEEILNDMDQVLRQLKKKVKIRKTLP